From a region of the Cucumis sativus cultivar 9930 chromosome 6, Cucumber_9930_V3, whole genome shotgun sequence genome:
- the LOC101218590 gene encoding molybdate-anion transporter, with protein sequence MELFFYFIFGAMGSIVVAIELSKNNRDRINATTAFNSFKNNYLLVYSLMMAGDWLQGPYVYYLYSQYGYGKGEIGQLFIAGFGSSMLFGTIVGSLADKQGRRRACVIYCITYILSCFTKHSSEYKILMLGRILGGIATSLLFSAFESWLVAEHNKRGFEQQWLSITFSKAIFLGNGLVAILSGLFGNVLVHSLGLGPVAPFDAAACFLVLGMAIILSSWTENYGDPSENKDLLTQFRGAAVAIASDERIALLGAIQSLFEGSMYTFVFLWTPALSPNNEEIPHGFIFATFMLASMLGSSLASRLLARASLRVENYMQIVFVVSAASLVLPIVTSFLVPPSQVKGGSISFSGCIQLIGFCVFEACVGIFWPSIMKMRSQYIPEEARSTIMNFFRIPLNIFVCVVLYNVDAFPITVMFGMCSIFLFVASILQRRLMVIADKLKTETRPTFREKDAEMEPLNA encoded by the exons ATGGAGCTCTTCTTCTATTTCATCTTTGGGGCAATGGGCTCCATAGTCGTAGCTATCGAGTTGAGTAAAAACAACCGGGACAGAATCAACGCCACCACCGCTTTCAATTCCTTCAAGAACAATTACCTTCTTGTCTACTCTCTCATGATGG CTGGGGACTGGTTGCAGGGGCCTTATGTGTACTATCTTTACAGTCAGTACGGCTATGGGAAAGGGGAGATTGGACAGCTTTTTATTGCTGGTTTTGGCTCTTCTATGCTGTTTGGGACAATTGTTGGATCACTTGCTGACAAACA GGGTCGAAGGAGAGCTTGTGTGATATATTGTATAACTTACATACTGAGTTGCTTCACAAAGCATTCGTCCGAATATAAAATCTTGATGTTGGGCCGTATTTTGGGAGGTATTGCCACTTCTCTCCTCTTTTCAGCATTTGAGTCGTGGCTTGTTGCAGAACATAATAAG AGGGGCTTTGAGCAACAATGGCTGTCAATAACATTCTCAAAAGCAATATTTCTTGGCAATGGTCTTGTTGCCATTTTATCTGGGCTTTTTGGGAACGTACTAGTTCATTCCTTGGGTCTTGGGCCAGTGGCACCTTTCGATGCTGCTGCTTGCTTTCTTGTTCTTGGTATGGCCATAATCTTGTCATCCTGGACAGAAAATTATGGAGATCCATCAGAAAACAAGGACCTTCTCACGCAATTCAGGGGTGCAGCCGTGGCCATTGCTTCTG ATGAAAGAATTGCCCTCCTTGGTGCTATTCAGTCCCTGTTTGAAGGTTCAATGTATACCTTTGTTTTCCTCTGGACTCCTGCTCTTAGCCCTAATAATGAGGAGATTCCCCATGGCTTTATCTTTGCAACTTTCATGTTAGCTTCTATGTTAGGAAGCTCCCTAGCTTCTAGGTTACTGGCCCGTGCATCGTTAAGGGTGGAGAACTATATGCAGATTGTTTTCGTTGTCTCAGCTGCATCTCTTGTTCTCCCAATCGTTACAAGT TTCTTGGTACCACCGTCCCAAGTAAAAGGTGGGAGCATCTCATTTTCAGGCTGCATTCAATTGATTGGATTCTGTGTCTTTGAGGCTTGTGTGGGCATTTTCTGGCCATCCATTATGAAAATGAGATCCCAGTACATTCCCGAAGAGGCGAGGAGCACTATTATGAATTTCTTCCGCATTCCTCTCAATATCTTTGTGTGTGTCGTGCTGTATAAC GTTGATGCATTCCCAATCACCGTTATGTTTGGTATGTgctcaattttcctttttgtggCCTCAATCCTGCAAAGGCGCCTCATGGTGATAGCAGACAAGCTAA AGACAGAAACCAGGCCTACATTCCGGGAAAAGGATGCAGAGATGGAGCCTTTGAATGCCTAG